The Eremothecium gossypii ATCC 10895 chromosome IV, complete sequence genome contains a region encoding:
- a CDS encoding ADL165Cp (Syntenic homolog of Saccharomyces cerevisiae YNL305C (BXI1)) produces the protein MSKSSKVHIGVRSFWGTLAMEARGWLRGNSAMEYTPPPSYNSIDLESQGKSGAIPAGLNPIILSCALWILTTTLAGLVLYYERAGTPAVLGSMIACLVAILCIVFHINKLLKDNSRWLWTCLSYFPVLQLFICTLLFFSNRGLAYWVTVAAFSAVLMGTVLLYCSYQSQEDWDQDTLWEQKNQIPLYAAPLMAIAALHITGLVQLQWIYRAYFIYLSVLLSLTTKHVYLNTDVRSVLSSNGRINAIMLFMFLSLSVI, from the coding sequence ATGAGCAAGAGCAGCAAGGTACATATAGGAGTGCGCAGCTTCTGGGGAACGTTAGCGATGGAAGCGCGCGGATGGCTACGCGGAAACAGTGCCATGGAATACACTCCCCCCCCATCATACAACTCGATAGACTTGGAATCCCAGGGCAAGTCAGGCGCGATTCCGGCCGGGCTGAACCCGATCATACTCTCGTGCGCGCTTTGGATACTCACGACGACACTCGCAGGGCTGGTTTTGTACTATGAGAGAGCGGGGACGCCAGCCGTGCTCGGCAGCATGATCGCGTGTTTGGTGGCCATCCTTTGCATTGTTTTCCACATAAACAAGCTGTTGAAGGATAATTCGCGGTGGCTCTGGACCTGCCTTTCTTACTTCCCCGTGCTCCAGTTGTTCATCTGCACGTTGTTGTTCTTTTCCAACCGGGGCCTCGCGTACTGGGTCACTGTTGCGGCCTTCAGCGCCGTTCTCATGGGGACCGTGCTCTTGTATTGCTCATACCAATCCCAGGAGGACTGGGACCAGGACACGCTATGGGAGCAGAAGAACCAAATACCACTATATGCCGCCCCACTCATGGCGATTGCGGCTCTACACATCACGGGCCTTGTTCAACTACAGTGGATCTACCGGGCATACTTTATATACCTCTCGGTTTTACTCTCCTTGACTACCAAACATGTGTACTTGAACACCGACGTAAGGTCGGTACTCAGTTCCAACGGGAGGATAAACGCCATCATGCTCTTTATGTTCCTTTCGTTGTCCGTCATATAG
- the RPL25 gene encoding 60S ribosomal uL23 domain-containing protein (Syntenic homolog of Saccharomyces cerevisiae YOL127W (RPL25); 1-intron): protein MGVCLLKFEFSAWRSVEPGGPSWARTPSSLPRETHPRAGTVGVGDTATHYARAGTVKILNSVEARIQCIIASEEHIHSKTEMAPSAKATAAKKAVVKGTNGKKALKVRTSATFRLPKTLKLARSPKYSSKSVPHYNRLDAYKVIEKPINSETAMKKVEDGNTLVFQVSLKANKHQIKKAVKELYEVDVLAVNTLVRPNGTKKAYVRLTADHDALDIANKIGYI, encoded by the exons ATGGGTGTGTGTCTTCTGAAATTTGAATTTTCTGCGTGGCGCTCCGTCGAGCCAGGCGGGCCGAGCTGGGCCCGCACGCCGAGCTCACTCCCGCGGGAGACGCACCCGCGCGCCGGCACGGTGGGCGTTGGTGACACGGCCACCCACTACGCTCGGGCTGGAACCGTGAAAATATTGAATAGTGTTGAAGCACGCATACAGTGCATCATAGCTTCTGAAGAACATATACACAGTAAGACAGAAATGGCTCCATCTG CTAAGGCTACTGCTGCTAAGAAGGCTGTTGTGAAGGGTACCAACGGTAAGAAGGCGTTGAAGGTCAGAACCTCCGCCACCTTCAGACTACCAAAGACTTTGAAGTTGGCCAGATCGCCAAAGTACTCTTCCAAGTCTGTGCCACACTACAACAGATTGGATGCCTACAAGGTGATCGAGAAGCCAATCAACTCTGAGACCGCCATGAAGAAGGTCGAGGACGGCAACACCTTGGTTTTCCAGGTGTCTTTGAAGGCCAACAAGCACCAGATCAAGAAGGCTGTCAAGGAGCTATACGAGGTCGACGTGCTAGCCGTCAACACTTTGGTGAGACCAAACGGTACCAAGAAGGCTTACGTCAGATTGACTGCGGACCACGATGCCTTGGACATTGCCAACAAGATTGGTTACATCTAA
- a CDS encoding GSK family serine/threonine-protein kinase (Syntenic homolog of Saccharomyces cerevisiae YNL307C (MCK1) and YOL128C (YGK3)) — translation MSQQDQFIADDVTSNQSNVTRQMLVKEYKRIGHGAFGTVVQAYLTPDNEKWYGPFAIKKVPAQTEYKSRELAILRIADHPNVVKLEYFFTHVSPSDGKVYQHLAMECLPETLQHEILRYTQNKLELPLKHIKMYTYQIARGMLYLHALGICHRDIKPSNILVDPKSGVLKICDFGSAKKLEQNQPSISYICSRFYRAPELIVGCTQYTTQIDIWGLGCVIGEMLIGKAVFQGQEPLLQLHEIAKLLGPPDKKFIFFSNPSYGGPLFSKPLFNGTPQQRFEKYFGHAGPEGIDLLMKVLCYSPERRLSPRRVLCHAFLDELRNDRYFFPAGSSQPKQMPELFDFSEFELEIIGTLLPSIVGHE, via the coding sequence ATGTCTCAGCAGGACCAATTCATCGCTGATGACGTGACGTCGAACCAGTCGAATGTGACTCGTCAGATGCTGGTCAAGGAATACAAGAGAATAGGTCATGGGGCATTTGGGACAGTGGTGCAGGCATATTTAACTCCAGACAATGAAAAATGGTATGGTCCGTTTGCCATTAAGAAGGTGCCTGCGCAGACAGAGTACAAATCACGGGAGCTGGCAATCCTACGCATTGCTGACCATCCGAATGTGGTGAAGCTGGAGTACTTCTTCACGCATGTGTCGCCGTCGGACGGGAAGGTGTACCAGCACCTGGCCATGGAGTGCCTACCGGAAACTCTTCAGCACGAGATACTGCGGTACACTCAGAACAAGCTGGAGCTGCCTCTGAAGCACATCAAGATGTACACGTACCAGATTGCGCGCGGGATGCTGTACTTGCATGCGCTTGGCATCTGCCACCGTGATATCAAGCCCTCGAACATCTTGGTGGACCCTAAGAGTGGGGTACTCAAGATCTGCGACTTTGGCTCTGCAAAGAAGCTCGAGCAGAACCAGCCTTCGATCAGCTACATATGCTCGCGCTTCTACCGCGCTCCCGAACTCATTGTCGGCTGCACGCAATACACCACACAGATAGACATTTGGGGACTGGGCTGTGTCATTGGCGAAATGCTGATAGGTAAGGCTGTTTTTCAGGGACAGGAACcgctcctgcagctgcacgaGATTGCCAAGCTATTGGGCCCCCCGGACAAAAAGTTCATCTTCTTTTCCAATCCCTCGTACGGAGGACCGTTATTTTCGAAGCCGCTTTTCAACGGCACCCCTCAGCAACGTTTCGAAAAGTATTTTGGCCATGCCGGCCCTGAAGGCATTGATCTTCTGATGAAGGTGCTGTGTTACAGCCCAGAACGCAGGCTATCACCAAGGAGAGTCCTGTGTCATGCATTCCTCGACGAGCTCAGAAATGACCGCTACTTCTTTCCGGCTGGAAGCTCCCAGCCAAAGCAGATGCCTGAACTTTTCGATTTTTCTGAATTCGAACTCGAGATAATCGGTACTCTGCTTCCATCCATAGTAGGCCACGAATAG
- the TRM13 gene encoding tRNA:m4X modification enzyme (Syntenic homolog of Saccharomyces cerevisiae YOL125W (TRM13)): protein MEASSLVAERPTGGEQDPGHARCAFYLPRKRRSCGMAPKAGARFCAEHQPGDSGTAARVPCPLDPRHTVAKAQLRSHLARCNRTKQDQALRAEREHMPWYEAGVNSAARPAAAAADEATLQAAVMRAIPVLAQIAEAEFRAPLRVAVLSNAQVEHVRFPQLPSNRKHALQQSSLIQHLREAGLWVAPERPVAYVEFGCGRGELSRYINQAAVLEQLERGGPAAPPAFVLVDRACPRMKFDSKFAEDVAELHARFCPSVPPDERPAPAVTRKKIDIRDLRLAALLSPGLEHIAVSKHLCGVATDLTLRCLAAGPRASLCGALIAMCCRHACNPAEYANPAYVEALLARHAPDMSYDLFFLALMKMASWAVSGRRPGVPDTEVGGHFSGLAIAERERLGHLARRLVDEGRRQYFADLGYDAELLVYCERDTSREDIALLVRRPA, encoded by the coding sequence ATGGAAGCCAGTAGTCTAGTTGCGGAGAGGCCGACGGGCGGCGAACAGGATCCGGGTCACGCGCGGTGCGCGTTCTACCTTCCCCGGAAGCGGCGATCGTGTGGGATGGCGCCGAAGGCCGGCGCGCGGTTCTGCGCGGAGCACCAGCCCGGCGACAGCGGCACAGCTGCGCGCGTGCCGTGCCCGCTGGACCCGCGGCACACGGTGGCGAAGGCGCAGCTGCGGTCGCACCTGGCACGCTGCAACCGCACCAAGCAGGACcaggcgctgcgcgcggaACGCGAGCACATGCCGTGGTACGAGGCAGGCGTGAACTCGGCGGCCCGGccagcggccgcggcggcagaTGAGGCGACCCTGCAGGCGGCCGTCATGCGCGCGATCCCCGTGCTGGCGCAGATAGCCGAGGCCGAGTTCCGCGCGCCGCTACGCGTGGCGGTGCTGTCCAACGCGCAGGTCGAGCACGTGCGTTTCCCGCAGCTGCCCAGCAACCGTAAGCacgcgctgcagcagtcGTCGCTGATCCAGCACCTGCGCGAGGCAGGGCTGTGGGTGGCGCCGGAGCGGCCCGTTGCGTACGTGGAGTTCGGCTGCGGCCGCGGTGAGCTGTCGCGGTACATTAACCAGGCGGCCgtgctggagcagctggagcggggcgggcccgcggcgccgccggcgttCGTGCTCGTGGACCGGGCGTGCCCGCGCATGAAATTCGACTCCAAGTTTGCCGAGGACGTCGCGGAGTTGCATGCCCGGTTCTGCCCGAGCGTGCCGCCGGACGAGCGGCCAGCGCCGGCCGTGACTCGGAAAAAGATAGACATCCGCGACCTGCGCCTGGCGGCCCTCCTGTCGCCTGGCCTCGAGCACATTGCCGTCTCGAAGCACCTGTGTGGTGTCGCCACAGACCTCACGCTGCGCTGCCTGGCCGCAGGGCCGCGCGCGTCGCTCTGCGGCGCGCTGATCGCCATGTGCTGCCGCCATGCCTGCAATCCCGCCGAGTACGCGAACCCGGCCTATGTTGAGGCCCTGCTGGCCCGCCACGCCCCGGATATGTCCTACGACCTCTTCTTCCTCGCACTGATGAAGATGGCCTCCTGGGCGGTGTCCGGGCGCCGCCCCGGCGTACCGGACACCGAGGTTGGCGGCCACTTCTCCGGCCTGGCAATCGCGGAGCGGGAGCGTCTGGGGCATCTGGCGCGCCGCCTCGTGGACGAAGGCCGTAGGCAGTACTTCGCGGACCTGGGCTACGACGCAGAACTACTTGTGTACTGTGAGCGGGACACTTCACGTGAGGACATTGCGCTGCTTGTCCGGCGCCCTGCCTAG
- the MRPS18 gene encoding mitochondrial 37S ribosomal protein uS11m (Syntenic homolog of Saccharomyces cerevisiae YNL306W (MRPS18)) — protein MLGRGGMFSGLRALSTGAAAHNGATQYASLARSGMIVQPGADPRSANRKPDEQVVKYVLNCLFTKNNTHFTYSAVVEDRNFLANNAHLSYNDKFLYYLQLPQRVRLHLSTGQLGFRKAARGEYEATFQTAAKLFQTLRERQLLDKGVEIIMKDFGKGREAFIAALNGKEGNQVRPAVTRVSDATPLKFGGVRAPRRRRL, from the coding sequence ATGTTGGGTCGAGGCGGCATGTTTAGCGGGCTGCGGGCGCTGTCCACGGGTGCGGCCGCGCACAACGGGGCCACCCAGTATGCCTCGCTCGCGAGGAGCGGGATGATTGTGCAGCCGGGGGCAGACCCCCGGTCGGCCAATCGCAAGCCCGACGAGCAGGTGGTCAAATACGTGCTCAACTGCCTGTTCACCAAGAACAACACGCACTTCACGTACTCCGCGGTTGTCGAGGACCGCAACTTCCTGGCCAACAACGCGCACCTGTCGTACAACGATAAGTTCCTGTACTacctgcagctgccgcagcgGGTCAGGTTGCACCTGTCTACCGGCCAGCTCGGGTTCCGCAaggccgcgcgcggcgagTACGAGGCCACGTTCCAGACCGCTGCTAAGCTGTTCCAGacgctgcgcgagcgccagctgctggacaagGGCGTCGAGATCATCATGAAGGACTTTGGCAAGGGCCGCGAGGCGTTTATCGCTGCGCTAAACGGCAAGGAGGGCAACCAAGTGCGTCCGGCCGTGACACGCGTCTCTGACGCCACCCCTCTGAAGTTCGGTGGTGTCCGCGCACCCCGGCGCAGACGCTTGTGA
- the MDH2 gene encoding malate dehydrogenase MDH2 (Syntenic homolog of Saccharomyces cerevisiae YOL126C (MDH2)): MQASTYYVISNMPHTTADSSTQRVRVAVLGAAGGIGQPLSLLLKTQLAQVLGDANASLELALYDVAADALAGVAADLSHVNTPVEVSHHVPSSREDEEALREALTGASVVVIPAGVPRKPGMTRDDLININAGIIKTLAKGIAGACDLEKVFVLVISNPVNSLVPVMVRQLIRHAEAKQAPHAGVERRVFGVTQLDMVRASAFVRSLGELGNEVPSVPVIGGHSGETILPLFGPVQQRLQFSLEQRKKLTHRVQYGGDEIVAAKKGAGSATLSMAYAAYVVAERFTNLVLGNVSEIQETLYVSLYDRENKPIAEGAAELLSNIGETPYFAVPVKISADAGVVRVEHEVWQQLDDYDREHLLPACLEGLRKNIETGETLGSN, encoded by the coding sequence ATGCAAGCAAGCACTTACTACGTGATCTCAAACATGCCACACACTACAGCCGACTCTTCCACTCAGCGCGTGCGCGTCGCAGTCCTAGGCGCAGCCGGCGGAATTGGACAGCCACTGTCCCTGCTACTAAAAACCCAGCTTGCCCAGGTGCTCGGCGACGCAAATGCGTCCCTGGAGCTGGCTCTCTACGATGTTGCAGCAGACGCGCTGGCCGGCGTGGCGGCAGACCTGTCGCACGTCAACACACCGGTTGAGGTGTCGCACCACGTGCCCAGTAGCCgggaggacgaggaggcgTTGCGCGAGGCGCTGACGGGTGCGAGTGTGGTTGTGATTCCAGCGGGTGTCCCGCGGAAGCCGGGCATGACGCGCGACGACCTGATCAACATCAACGCCGGGATCATCAAGACGCTGGCGAAGGGCATTGCAGGCGCGTGCGACCTCGAGAAGGTGTTCGTGCTGGTGATCTCGAACCCCGTCAACTCGCTGGTGCCTGTGATGGTGCGCCAGCTGATCCGCCATGCGGAAGCCAAGCAGGCCCCCCACGCCGGCGTGGAGCGCCGCGTGTTCGGGGTGACACAGCTGGATATGGTGCGTGCGTCTGCATTCGTGCGCTCGCTCGGCGAGCTTGGCAACGAGGTGCCTTCCGTGCCGGTGATTGGCGGGCACTCCGGCGAGACGATCCTGCCGCTGTTCGGGCCTGTGCAACAGCGCCTGCAGTTTTCGCTGGAGCAGCGCAAGAAGCTCACGCACCGCGTGCAGTACGGCGGCGACGAGATCGTGGCTGCGAAGAAGGGGGCTGGGTCTGCAACGCTTTCCATGGCCTACGCGGCCTACGTGGTCGCGGAGCGCTTTACCAACCTCGTGCTGGGCAACGTTTCGGAGATCCAGGAGACCCTCTACGTTTCGCTGTACGACCGCGAGAACAAGCCCATTGCGGAAGGCGCTGCGGAGCTTTTGTCCAATATTGGGGAGACCCCGTACTTTGCGGTCCCCGTAAAAATCTCCGCTGACGCAGGCGTTGTGCGCGTTGAGCACGAGGTCTGGCAGCAATTAGACGACTACGACAGGGAGCACCTGCTTCCAGCGTGTCTGGAGGGCTTGCGCAAGAACATCGAGACCGGGGAGACCTTGGGCAGCAATTAG